The Paenibacillus polymyxa M1 DNA segment AGAAAGTAATTCAGCGAGGGTTGCCCTCATCTGTTTCCAGCTTCTCCCCTATGGGTAAAAACAATGTAACATGTTGGCTTAGGCCAGAGAGGAGTTACAATTATGCATGCAGATGTTCAGAACTTGTTTATCCGTATACAGATGCTTTCTTATGCACATCAGGACGATTTGACGGTGAGAGATATACAACCTGTACTCGAAGAACGCGGATACCGCGTAGGAGAACGTGAAGTCAAGCAGGAGCTGGAAAACCTGACACAGGAAAACTTTCTGACGCCGCATGATGATATGTTCAGCCTTACCGGCGCAGGGATCGAAGAATTGCAGGAGATTCAGTCAATGCTAGGCGTATTGTACGAAGATGTTGTGAAAAATCCAGCGCAAGTCGCTGCCCGTGCCTCTTCTTAAAAGAATAGGGACACAAAAAAATCATATAAAAATAAAAGGTAGCCCTCTTCATTCCTGATTCCAGGAAGCGGAGGGCTAATTTGATTTTATAGGGTCTGTCCACTTTAATAAGGTTGTGTTTGTTGGAGGTGTATGCTTAAATGTAGCGTATATTTGTTGTATTTTGATGCTGGAAGGATGATGGAACATGTGTGCATATGCAAGTAAGGGGCATATACCACTGCTGGAAAGCCCGCGTCTTCGGCTGCGAAGGATGGAAAGTCGGGATGCGGCTACGATGTTCGCTTGCTGGTCTGACCCGGAGGTTCACCGTTATATGAATCTTTCCGGTATGTCAGGACGTGAGGATGCTGAGGATATGATTGGGCTGTTGAATGAGCTGGCGAAGACGGAGGATGCGCTGCGCTGGGGGATCGAGCTGAAGGACAACGGGAAGCTGATTGGAAGTTGCGGCTTTAATTATTGGCAGACAGAGGGAGCTTATAAAGCCGAGATTGGCTATGAGTTGGCCAAGCCTTATTGGCGACAGGGCTATATGACAGAGGCGCTTCGCTTGGTGCTTTCATTCGGATATGGCACGATCCGATTAAATCGGATTGAAGCGCTGGTGGACCCGCGCAATACAGGCTCGCAAGCCCTGCTGTCCTCGATGGGCTGGACCCAGGAAGGGCTGTTACGGCAGGTACAGCATACATCTACAGGTTTTAAGGATATGCTGATGTACTCATTACTGCATGAAGAATGGCTCAGACTGGAGGTACAACGAAATGCTGTTTCAGTATAACGGCGGTTCGTCGCCGCTGCACAGGCTTGGACCGTTAAGTAAGCTTATATGGGTGGGATGCTTTAGTCTTCTGTCGATGTCATGGGATTCGACGCTACGGGAAGCGGCACTCTTGGCGGTACTGATCGCTGTGGCTGGCTTGGGTGCACGGTTGACCCTGGCACGACAACTTCGCGCTATGTCGTTCCTGATTGGTTTAGGGATTCCATATTTTATACTGTCTATCCTAGCGATTCGAGAAGGACATGAAGTGGCTTCATGGGGACCCATTGTGGTTACAGCTGAGGGACTGGATATCGCGGGGGCATTAACGCTGCGGATTTTTGTATTGTTTTTGGCATCCTATATCTATCTCTCGACGACCGATCCCCGAGATTTTGTGCAGGCTTTGAATCTGCGCTTGCGTGTGCCTTATCGGTTTGCGTTCGGTATTTCAGTGGCGTTGACGTTTCTACCCTTATTGGAAGAAGAAGGGCGAACAATTATGGCTGCACGACGTGTCCGTGGACAGGAGCCACCACGAGGATGGAGCAATCGGTTATCATGGTGGAGCGGGTATGCGGCTGCTGTGTTGGTGAATGCTGTGAGACGGGTTCAGCAGACAGCACTGGCTATGGAGGGCAAAGGTTTTGGCGCTTATGCAGAACGGACGTATTTTCGTACACTGAAAAATGGGCGTTTAGGCTACGTATATGCTGTGATTGCTGTATTCGCTACGGCTGTTTTATGGTGGGTATGATAAAGAAGCAGCCCCTTTTTTTTGCTCTCATTGTCAACTTGTTAAATAAAATTAGGTTGACAATGAGACAGCGGATGAATACATTTATACAGTAACAGTTTGTACAAGGGCCAGAGTCTATGACCTTGTATACTAGATTATGGAGAGGAGTCAAGAAATATATATGAAAGAATCTCGTATTTTTGCCAAGTTTACAACGCTGGATATCGTGTTAATGGCCATGCTGGCTACGTTGAACGGCGTCATGACTGTGTATTTGTCGATGATTAACAAAACGTTAAACAGTCTGGGAGGGCCTATTGCAACTTCCGCTATCGTCGGGCTGTACATGATATATGGTTTGCTGGCCTATTATATTATTCGTAAGCCAGGTACGGCGGTAATTGCTTATGCCTTTGGCGCAGTAGTGCAGTCTTTTATGGGCTCTGCCTATGGAATTGCGTCTATCATCGCGGCGGCTGTCTGCTATATGGTTGTGGCGGAACTGGTATTTGCTCTTTTGCGATATCGCCGCTGGAACACAGTTTCACTGATGCTGGCGGGCGGAGCCATGGTTCCGCTGTGGTTTATCGTGGCAGCCAATATGTTTGGCTATATGCATTGGGGATGGAAGGTGCTGACGATTGCACTGGTCGTTCGTATCCTGAGCGGCATTGTCCTGTGTGGTCTGCTGACGAAAGTACTGGGCGATGCCTTAAATGGAACGGGGCTGTTAAAACGCTTTGAACTGGGACGCGCTTCACGTGCATAACCAAGGCTATGCATGGCTATAGCTTGAACAATAGGGATCGAGGGTATTTCGGTTATGAATGAACGTAGTGATCATGCTTCTGAGAATAGAGTGGCTGTTTCCTTGAGGAATTTTGGCTATCGGTATGATGACCAGGTGGAGCCAGCGTTACATGGTCTGACGCTGGACATTGCGGTGGGCGAGCATGTAGCCATTGTTGGAGCTAGCGGAAGTGGAAAGTCTACGCTGTGCCAGCTGCTTCATGGCGGGTTGTCCCGTTCTGGCGAGGGTGAACGGACGGGAGAGCTGACCGTGTACGGGATGGACCCCGACACCGCTGAATTGGCTACGGTCGCCACCACTGTCGGCGTCGTGCTTCAGGACCCGGATGCCCAGCTAGTGCAGGGAATCGTCGAAGACGAAATTGCTTTTGGACCGGAGAATCTGCGCGTGCCTCCGGCAGAAATAGAACAGCGCCTTGCCGCTGCACTGGAGGCCGTCGGCCTGGCATCCGAGCGCGGCTCCTTCGTGCGGCGCCTCTCGGGAGGTCAGCGCCAACGCACCGCCATTGCTGCGGTGCTGGCGCTGGAAGCGCCGCTGGTCGTGTTCGACGACGCAGCCGCGCAGTTGGACCCGCCGGCTGTACGGGACTTCGTCCTGCTATGTCGGCGGCTCCATGCCGCAGGCCGGACGGTGATCACTGCGTCCGGCCGTATAGATGATGGCGCGCGTGCAGCACAGCGCGTCATCGTGCTGAAGGGCGGGACTATGCTGCTGCAAGGTCCGCCCGAAGAGCTGCTGCGCGAGCATGGGGCGCAGCTGGCAGCCTGGGGGCTGCTCCCCTCTTCCGCAGGGAGGGAAGACATGCCGCGTGAGCCGGGGGTGAATTCCGGCTCGGCGGCTAACTGCGCTGGGCAGCCGTTGCTGGAGGTGAAGGGATTGCCCTTCACCTACCCCGGCAGCCAGCGTCCGGCGCTCAAGGGCGTGAGTCTTGCCCTTGCGCCTGGCGAACGAGCCGTAATGCTGGGCGAGAACGGCTCTGGCAAAACCACGCTGGGCAAGCTGCTTATGGGTCTACTCCCCGCACCGAAGGGATGCATGTGGTGGGAGGGGCAGGATATGGCGAAGCTGCCCATTCATCAACTGGCTGCCGGGATCGGTTATGTGTTCCAGCAACCAGAGCATCAGTTTGCAGCTGCAACGGTGTGGGAAGAGTGCTTGTACAGCGTGCGCGCCAAGTTTGGTTTACGGATCGGAGATCCGATTCCCGCCGCCTATGAGGAACGAGCGCATCGCTTACTGGCAGCCGCCAGGCTGGGCCACAGGCTAGAGGTTTCGCCATACCTGTTAAGTGGAGGCGAAAAAAGGCTTTTGAGCGTTGCGGCGCAGTTTATCCTACCCAAAAAGCTTTACATTTTGGATGAGCCAACTGCGGGAACGGATTACGAAGGGGCGAATAGCCTGCTCCGTATGTGTACAGAGCAGGCTGCTGAAGGCGCGGCTTTTCTAATCATTACCCATGATATACAGATAGCTGAACGCTTTGCCAGCCATGTTCTTCGTATGGAAGAGGGGTATCTCTATAAAACGGAAGATAGCGGGAGTTATCATACGATTACAGTTGACAAAAATTAAGGATATGTAGACAATAATATATATACATCGTACACAACAGGCGGCCTATATAGGCCGCCTGTTTACGATTATGCAGTGCGGGTAATCATCCAAGCTGGGAAGGAAAAACCGTACAGATACAACACAGTTTTTACAAGGAAAGGATTTGTGATTTGCTTGGGAAACGATAAACCTATGAAGCGCGGGCTCGTGCTGACAGGTGTTCTATTGGCCACTTTTCTGGCCGCGATTGAAGGAACGGTTATCGGTCCAGCAGGACCGACAATTGTGAGTGAACTGGGCAGTGTGAGTTTGCTCAGCTGGATTTTTACGGCATATTTGCTGACGATGGCTGTAACCACGCCTATTTTCGGCAAACTTAGCGATTTGTTTGGCCGAAAACCCATTTTTCTAATTGGGTGCTCGTTATTTGTGGTTGGCTCTTTGCTTTGTATGCTGGCTGGTAGTATGGAGCAGCTTATTTTATACCGGGCTATTCAAGGGATTGGAGCAGGCGGTGTCATTCCTGTTACCTTTACCATTATCGGTGATATATACAAAATGGAGGAACGTGGTAAAGTCCAAGGCATGATCAGCTCGGTATGGGGGATTTCTTCCCTTGTCGGGCCTCTCTTGGGCGGTTACGTGGTCACCTATTTTGGCTGGGAATGGATTTTTGGCTTTAACGTTCCCTTTGGATTTCTGGCTATGTTCTTCATCGCCCGTTACCTGCGGGAACAGGTAAGCAAGCGTACCGCACGTATCGACGTGGCGGGAGCAGTTACCTTTACCATCGGGATGACGGCACTCTTGCTCGTATTGGCCCTGGGGGGACAGTATATCGACTGGGCTTCTCCTGAATTGCTGGCCTTGGCTGCGGTGGCTATTTTGTTCCTGGTTTTGTTTTTGGTTATCGAAAAGCGCGCTCAGGAACCGATGGTGCCTCTGAAGCTGTTTCGGATACGGGATATCGCTTTTTCCTGTGCCGCTGCACTACTCGTCAGTACCCTGCTAATCGGGCTGACTAGCTATCTTCCACTATGGATTCAGGGCGTACACGGTGGAGATGCCGCTTCATCTGGTCTTGCACTGGCACCAATGTCCGTAGGCTGGCTGTTTGGCTCCATGATCGGTGGACGCATTTTGCTGACGCTGGGTTCGCGTCGAACCTCTTTGATCGGGCTGACCCTGATTGTATTGGGAGCTTTCGTCATGACCTTGATGGACCAAACGGCTCCGATCTGGCTGCTGTTCTTGTCTACATTATTGTATGGACTGGGATTCGGCTTCTCGATGACCGTGTTCACGATTATTGCTCAGTCCTCGGTCGGATTCCAGCTGCGTGGTGCATCTACAGCCTTGAATACGTTCCTGCGCACGTTGGGACAAACAATTGGGGTTGCAGCCTTCGGTTCATGGCTGAATTATCGCATTGCTGCCCAGACAGCGGACGGACAGCTCACTCAGCAAGGGGTTACGCAGGAGGATATCAATGGTCTGCTGGCCCCGCATGCTTCACAGAGTCTAAGTGACAAGGTTGCCGGATTACTCCGGTCTGTACTGGAAAACAGTCTGCATTCCCTGTTCGTGATCATGGTCGTTATTGCAGTGATTAGCTGGTTTGTTGTCCTCGGCTTGCGGAACCGCCCACCGGGTACGGAAGAAGAGGCAGATCAGCGTATAAAGGCACCACAAAGAGAACACGCATAAAAAATAATATACTTCTTTCATTATAAGAGACAGTCCGGTACACCAATAAGGGGCCGGGCTGTTTCTTTATGCTAAGGTCTCTTCTCCTACTGATTTAGCAAAATAGCCACCTCGTATAGGACCGATAAATTCCCCAGTATATAAAAAAGAAAATAAAACCCCCTAGAGATTGCGATATATTCATATCGAATAGGTAACGAAATGGTAAAAAAGTCTTAAAAAATTGTAACTAAAAATTTGTTTCTGTATTGAGCCGTACAGTACTAAGGAACCATTTTTTTGAACCCGCTTCCAAATCGGGCTTTGTATGATTTATTTAAGAACGATTTTGCATGTGAATGAAGCAACCAACCAAGCAAAATGGGATACGAAAAAAAATCAAGTAACAAATTTTTCTGAATGTAATAAGAATGAAAAAACAGGGATTTTCAGAAAATTACTAGGAAAATATGAGGATGAAATTTATAGAGGAATCTGTTTTCTTCCCTCACATAATAGGGATTTTCAGTCTATATCAATCGTTTGACATACCATATAAAATGGCCCTACCAACCAAAAAGTTGGGTTTCAAATCTAGAAATCATAATCAGATTAAGGGAGATGGAGTACTTGAAGTTTAACAAATGGTTTAGTAAAGCAGCCACTGCAACAGTAGCAACTACCTTACTGTTAGGAGGCGGCGTTCAGGCTTTTGCAAAGGGAAATGACGAGGCAGATTCCAAAGCAGACAGTGCATTTACCCAAATTACGCGTAGTGACATGCTGAATATTTTCAAACAGCAAGGTAAAGAGAAATATGAGGTTCCGTCCTTCGATGCCTCTACAATTAAAAATATTCCTTCTGCTATTGGTCACGATAGCTCAGGCAAGCAGATTGATCTGGATGTCTGGGACAGCTGGCCGTTACAAAATGCCGATGGCACAGTGGCTAATTACAAGGGATATAATATCGTTTTTGGATTGGCAGGCGATCCTAAAAGAGGCGAGGATACATTTATATATCTGTTCTATCAAAAAGCGGGTGATACTTCACTGAGCGGCTGGAAAAATGCTGGTAGAGTATTTAAAGACAATGATAAACTGCTCTCCAACGATCCGATTCTCAAAAATCAGTCAGAAGAATGGTCCGGCTCAGCTACCTTAACCTCTGATGGACAAGTACGTTTATTCTATACCAGCAGACAGCCGTATGACCCGAATAACAAATTATACGGCAAGCAAACCTTGAGCACGGCTCAAATTAATGTCTCTCAGCCTGATGATAAGACACTGAAAGTAGATGGAGTCGAGGATTTGAAATCGATCTATGACGGTGGAGATGGTAAAACCTATCAAAATGTACAGCAAAGCGTCGGAATAGATATGGATAATCATACTCTTCGAGACCCTCACTATGTCGAGGATCAAGGCCACAAATATATTATATTTGAAGCCAACACAGGAACAGAGACAGGCTATCAGGGCGAAGATTCGATTCAAAACCCAGCTTATTATGGCGGCAATAAGAATTTCTTCGAGGAAGAGCAACAAAACCTGCTGCAAAGTCCTAAGAAAAAGGGAGCTGAGCTAGCGAACGGCGCACTGGGCATCGTTGAATTGAATGATGATTATACGTTGAAAAATGTAATGCCTCCTTTGATTGCATCCAATCTGGTAACAGATGAAATTGAACGGGCGAATGTGTTCAAAATGAACGGTTTGTGGTATTTATTTACGAGTACAAGAGGTTCTAAGGTGACTGTAGATGCGATCGGTGACGATGATATTTACATGCTGGGTTATGTTTCTACTTCCTTGACAGGGCCTTATAAACCGTTGAATGGAACCGGTCTCGTTCTTCATCAGGATCTGGATCGTGATGATATTACCTGGACGTATGCCCATTTTGCTATCCCGCAAGGCAAAGGCAATAACGTAGTCGTTTCGAGTTATATGACCAATCGTGGGCTTTTCCCGGATCACAAATCTACTTTTGCACCAAGCTTCCTGCTGAATATTAAAGGTTCGAAAACTTCTGTTGTGAAAAACGGTATTCTGGAACAAGGGCAAATCACGATTGATCCAGCGAATGACAAAAAAGAAAACCAAAATGAGTACGGAAAGAAATAAGTAGGTATTTAAGCAGTATGTCCGAAGGTGGCAGTCGGTAGCAACCCGATCTGTCGTCCATCGGACGATACATAACGATGCAATGAAGTAAGGAGGATCGTCATAATGAGAAAAAAAGCTCCCAAGAACATTTGGATACGATCCGTAGTAGTCATCACAGGCTTAACGATATTTATAGCTATGGGATGGAATATGTACCAACAGGATGCTGGTAAACCACCTAAACCTGCTGCAACTCCAAAAAATCAAGCGAATCAAAGTAAGCATACAACACCGACCTATCGCGCAGCCTATCATTTTACCGTCCCGGATAAGTGGAAAAATGATCCACAGCGGCCGATTTATATGGATGGGGAATATCATTATTATTATTTATATAATCGTGATTACCCTCATAAGAACGGTACAGAATGGCGCCATGCCACATCCACCGACCTGGTTCATTGGAAAGATGAAGGGGTGGCGATTCCCAAATATACGAACCCGAATGGAGATCCTTGGTCCGGTTCGGTCGTGATCGACGATCATGGCACCGCTGGTTTTGGAAAAGGCGCACTTGTAGCCATTGTCACACAGC contains these protein-coding regions:
- a CDS encoding GNAT family N-acetyltransferase, with product MCAYASKGHIPLLESPRLRLRRMESRDAATMFACWSDPEVHRYMNLSGMSGREDAEDMIGLLNELAKTEDALRWGIELKDNGKLIGSCGFNYWQTEGAYKAEIGYELAKPYWRQGYMTEALRLVLSFGYGTIRLNRIEALVDPRNTGSQALLSSMGWTQEGLLRQVQHTSTGFKDMLMYSLLHEEWLRLEVQRNAVSV
- a CDS encoding energy-coupling factor transporter transmembrane component T family protein, producing the protein MLFQYNGGSSPLHRLGPLSKLIWVGCFSLLSMSWDSTLREAALLAVLIAVAGLGARLTLARQLRAMSFLIGLGIPYFILSILAIREGHEVASWGPIVVTAEGLDIAGALTLRIFVLFLASYIYLSTTDPRDFVQALNLRLRVPYRFAFGISVALTFLPLLEEEGRTIMAARRVRGQEPPRGWSNRLSWWSGYAAAVLVNAVRRVQQTALAMEGKGFGAYAERTYFRTLKNGRLGYVYAVIAVFATAVLWWV
- a CDS encoding ECF transporter S component, which codes for MKESRIFAKFTTLDIVLMAMLATLNGVMTVYLSMINKTLNSLGGPIATSAIVGLYMIYGLLAYYIIRKPGTAVIAYAFGAVVQSFMGSAYGIASIIAAAVCYMVVAELVFALLRYRRWNTVSLMLAGGAMVPLWFIVAANMFGYMHWGWKVLTIALVVRILSGIVLCGLLTKVLGDALNGTGLLKRFELGRASRA
- a CDS encoding ABC transporter ATP-binding protein; this encodes MNERSDHASENRVAVSLRNFGYRYDDQVEPALHGLTLDIAVGEHVAIVGASGSGKSTLCQLLHGGLSRSGEGERTGELTVYGMDPDTAELATVATTVGVVLQDPDAQLVQGIVEDEIAFGPENLRVPPAEIEQRLAAALEAVGLASERGSFVRRLSGGQRQRTAIAAVLALEAPLVVFDDAAAQLDPPAVRDFVLLCRRLHAAGRTVITASGRIDDGARAAQRVIVLKGGTMLLQGPPEELLREHGAQLAAWGLLPSSAGREDMPREPGVNSGSAANCAGQPLLEVKGLPFTYPGSQRPALKGVSLALAPGERAVMLGENGSGKTTLGKLLMGLLPAPKGCMWWEGQDMAKLPIHQLAAGIGYVFQQPEHQFAAATVWEECLYSVRAKFGLRIGDPIPAAYEERAHRLLAAARLGHRLEVSPYLLSGGEKRLLSVAAQFILPKKLYILDEPTAGTDYEGANSLLRMCTEQAAEGAAFLIITHDIQIAERFASHVLRMEEGYLYKTEDSGSYHTITVDKN
- a CDS encoding MDR family MFS transporter, with product MKRGLVLTGVLLATFLAAIEGTVIGPAGPTIVSELGSVSLLSWIFTAYLLTMAVTTPIFGKLSDLFGRKPIFLIGCSLFVVGSLLCMLAGSMEQLILYRAIQGIGAGGVIPVTFTIIGDIYKMEERGKVQGMISSVWGISSLVGPLLGGYVVTYFGWEWIFGFNVPFGFLAMFFIARYLREQVSKRTARIDVAGAVTFTIGMTALLLVLALGGQYIDWASPELLALAAVAILFLVLFLVIEKRAQEPMVPLKLFRIRDIAFSCAAALLVSTLLIGLTSYLPLWIQGVHGGDAASSGLALAPMSVGWLFGSMIGGRILLTLGSRRTSLIGLTLIVLGAFVMTLMDQTAPIWLLFLSTLLYGLGFGFSMTVFTIIAQSSVGFQLRGASTALNTFLRTLGQTIGVAAFGSWLNYRIAAQTADGQLTQQGVTQEDINGLLAPHASQSLSDKVAGLLRSVLENSLHSLFVIMVVIAVISWFVVLGLRNRPPGTEEEADQRIKAPQREHA
- a CDS encoding glycoside hydrolase family 68 protein yields the protein MKFNKWFSKAATATVATTLLLGGGVQAFAKGNDEADSKADSAFTQITRSDMLNIFKQQGKEKYEVPSFDASTIKNIPSAIGHDSSGKQIDLDVWDSWPLQNADGTVANYKGYNIVFGLAGDPKRGEDTFIYLFYQKAGDTSLSGWKNAGRVFKDNDKLLSNDPILKNQSEEWSGSATLTSDGQVRLFYTSRQPYDPNNKLYGKQTLSTAQINVSQPDDKTLKVDGVEDLKSIYDGGDGKTYQNVQQSVGIDMDNHTLRDPHYVEDQGHKYIIFEANTGTETGYQGEDSIQNPAYYGGNKNFFEEEQQNLLQSPKKKGAELANGALGIVELNDDYTLKNVMPPLIASNLVTDEIERANVFKMNGLWYLFTSTRGSKVTVDAIGDDDIYMLGYVSTSLTGPYKPLNGTGLVLHQDLDRDDITWTYAHFAIPQGKGNNVVVSSYMTNRGLFPDHKSTFAPSFLLNIKGSKTSVVKNGILEQGQITIDPANDKKENQNEYGKK